The DNA sequence GTTTTAAAGGCAATTCAATAATTTAAAATTAACTTTTGGTCTTTTCACATAAACCCGTATTGCTACTTAAACTTTATTACTATAGATGAGCAAATTCACTAACATAAATTTACAACTAAACAAAAGAAGAGACATGAACCCAATTCCTTGGTTAGAATAGATGTGCCACAACTATCCACAAGGAGGTTCATGTCTTATGAATAGATTAGCACATCATCAAGGAATCGACAAGTTCTTCATAACGTTAGGGTTGGCACTTTATTTCTCGAAACCTGTCATGAAGCATCTCGTTCATATCGTGGATGCCATGGTGACGAAAGGTTTTTCGGGAACGTTGACCGATCTTCATCATGGGAGCTTTCATCCGAACCATCGCACGACACTAAGCCATTTTTTCACGAAAAGTCCTTGGGAGGAAGAGACGTTGCTTCGCAAACTCCAGCAGTGGATCCTTCATCGTGTCGAACGCAGCTCGAAACGAGAGAATCAACCCATTTTTGTTTCGATCGATGATACGATTTGCCAAAAAACAAAGCCTTCGTCACAGGCGACGAACGCCATTCAAGGGTGTGATTGGCACTATTCTCACACAGAGAAAAAGTCGATCTGGGGACATTCTCTCGTTTGGCTCATGGTTCATACGATGACCCAAGCGTTCCCTTTTGCCTTTCGCCTCTACGACAAGGGGGCTGGGAAAAGCAAAGGAGAACTAGCCATCGAGATGCTTTCTTCTTTAGATGTACGCCGTTCGGTGTACGTGCTGATGGATTCGTGGTATCCATCGAAAACGCTTGTGGAAGCCTGCCTGAAAAAAGGATTTCATGTCATCGCGGTGCTCAAGACGAATCGCATTCTCTACCCTAAGGGTATCGCTATCCAAGCGAAAGAGTTCGCCGAATACATCGAACCGAAAGACACTCACCTCGTCACGGTGGGAGAAGAGCGTTATCGTATCGCTATGAAGGCTCTCTCAAAGGTCTCGATGATGCCGTGGTGCTCCTCGCTTGGAAAGCTGATCAGCCCATGACATCTGAACATCTTCACTGCGTCTTGAGTACCGACCGAGAGCTAAGCGATGAAGAAATCTTGCGCTACTATGCCGAGCGTTGGTCGATCGAATGTTTTTTCCGTCAGTCGAAAGACCAGCTGAAGCTCGATGGGTACCGTGTTCGTCAAGTTCGGGCGGTGAAACGGTATTGGATCCTAGTGCAACTTGCGTATGTGTACAGCATGTTCGAGTCGAACAGTGATTTTTCGGATGGGCTCGATCTCCTGCGCAAGAGAAAAGGACACAGCCTCGTGGAGTTCATTTACAGCGCAGCAAAACAAAATATTCCCATTGATGCCGTGAAAAAACATCTTCACGTGGCATAGGGGGTACCCCGTTTGTCTTTTCTTCGTATGGTAATTATTGTTACTAAAAATGCTCATCTACAGTTTATTATTAAAGTGCAATGCGGGTTTATCAATCCACAACTAGTCATATGATAATTGATAAATCAACAGTATTTGAAGTGTATAGCATTAATAGTTGTATCAGTACAACCGCCATTCCACACTCATGTCGGCGTATCGCAATATTAAGGATGAAAAGTTCCGCTATTATATTTTGAAGCAAAAATCAGATGTGTTCCATGCGATGAAAACATTTTTCCGCAAAGAAGAGAGCAAGCAGCTCGTTTGACCCTCTGGCAGCTGAAAAAAGGGGGTTTTTCTTTTTGGAAAGGGAGGGCAATCGCCCTCCCTAAAATAAGTTATTGCTTTTGCAGCGTCGCCGCCATGGCGAGCACGGCGCCAAGCACGTCTTCGTTGCGTGGAGCGTGCACGGTCAATAGCATTGGCGCTGGTTGGGCGCTGGCGATGACATGAACGGTGACACCGTCCGCTTGGGCAGTGTACCAAACGGCATCAGCGAACGGCTTAGGCAATCCGTTCGTTTGTTGGCGGGCGGCGTTGGCGTCAACCGCTTGGGCATGTTCTTGCGCTAGTTGCTCGTAGTTTGTTTCCCCCTCCGAAAGCAAGCGGATGCGGGCGAATGCTTCGCCATGAAGCAAGACATCGGCGCCCGGTTCTTCGGCGTCAAGGGTCCATCCTTCCAAAACATAGAGGGAAAAATGCTGATTGTTGCTTGTTTGCAGCGTTGCGGTTTTCGTGACGGTTTGGTTTCCATCTTGGTAGGACAATGAAATGGTCGGTTGTGAAGCAGCGGGTTGTCCTCCTCCTGCCGCTCGTTGCTCTTCTTCGTTCTTTTTCGTTGATGTTTGCTCTTTTGCTTCCTTCGAAGGAGAAGGGTTCTTGGATGACGGCGCATCAGACGATGGTTTTTGATCGGCGGCTGTCTGCTCTTCCTTTGCCGCCTGTGTCGTCTCGTGCTCTTTCGTTCCACAGCCAACCAGCAAGACGAAGGCGACAGCGAGAGAGAACAACAGTTTCCAGTATCGAATCATGTTCATTCCTCCCTACGTTCCATATACCCCCCATTATACCAATTGAAACGGTGGAAACAAACAGACTCGTTTCCCTATTTTTTCTGTTTGTTCGTTTTGGCTTGTTGTTTGGTGTGCAAGGCGACATGCGCCCCGCGCCAAACAGTGGCGACGAGTGGCGCTCCCCCATTTTACGCTTGGGGAAAGAGCGTTTCACCTTCTTTACCATTGGCTGGAGACAGGAAATGTTCCGCGAAAACAAGAAGAGTTGCCCACCCGGTTAATCGTGCGGGCTACCGGGTAGGCTATAGTCGTTTCAACTGATAGCGGTTGACGGGGCGTCCGACGCCGATGTATTGCACATCGAGTATCACTTGTCCCGTTTTCTCAAGGTATTCCAAGTAGCGGCGGGCCGTCACACGGGCGATGCCGACGCCCTCGGCCACTTCCTCGGCGGAAACAGGGAAGCGGTGCTGGCGCAAGTAGGCGACGACTTTTTCCAACGTCACTTCGTTTAATCCCTTCGGAAGTTCAGGGAGCGAGGCGGCAGGTTGTTCAGCCGTTTGCCGTAGTGCATCGAGTTCTGCCTGGGTGAGCGATTCCTTTTCTGCAAGCGACTGGCGGAACGCCCGATAATTTCCCAGCGCCTGTTTGAGCTGTTCAAATTTAAACGGTTTCAAAATGTAATCGAAGGCGCCGTTTTGCAGGACGCGGCGCACTGTTTCAATGTCGCTTGCCGCTGTGATGGCGATGATATCAACTTCATGGCCGCGGGCGCGGATTTGCTTTACTGTTTCAAGGCCGTCCAGCTGCGGCATGTAAATATCAATCATCGCTAAATCGGGACGCAGCTCGTCGATGAGGCGGAGTCCTTCTTCACCGTTTCCGGCAAGGCCGACGATGGTGAAGCCGTCGACTTGTTCAATCATTTGCCGGTTCACTTCCTGGACCATCGGATCGTCTTCAATGAGCAGTACACGGTACATGCTTTTCCTCCTTTGCACGGATGGAGCCTGTTTACATGATGGAGAAAGACACCAGCGCTGTTTCGCTAGGCTTCCTTGCTATGTTACATGTCAAATGTGATCGTAAAGATGGTGCCTTTTCCTTCTTCTTTTGTATGAAAAAAATCGCTGATGATAAACAAGCCGCTCAGCAGCATCGAAAAACTGACGATGACAAAAATTAAAATCGTGATTTTCCAACGGATCGGCAGCCGATTCGTGGCGAGACTCCTCTTTTTTCGAAACAGTCATTATCATTTATTTTAGCATGATTCCCCTGATATGATAAAAGAGAGGATCGTAATAGGCTTCCGCGGGCGGAAGCTTTTTTGTTTTTGAACAGCAAAAAAGGTCAAGACCAAAAAGACCAAAACGACCATTATCACCATAATATTTTGATTTCAACGATTTTTCTTTATGATAATGTTGAAAGTGTTACCAATACATTGAAAGGAGTGGGAGAAATGCGGAGAAAACTGAAAAACTTGACGGTGCAAGTCATTATCGGCATTATTTTAGGGATCATTGTCGGATTTCTATTTCCAGAATTCGGAGCGAAGTTAAAAGTATTGGCAGACGGATTTATTAAGCTGATTAAAATGGTGATCGCCCCGATCATTTTCTTCACCGTCGTCATCGGAATCGGCAATATGGGCGACTTGAAAAAGGTCGGCCGCATCGGCGGCAAGGCGCTCATTTATTTTGAAATTGTCACGACGTTTGCGTTGGCGATCGGGATTGTCGTCGTCAACCTTGTCAAACCAGGGGTTGGGTTTCATACCGATGCCGTAAAAGGCGGCGACATTTCGCAATATACGAAGCAGGCGGAAGAGACGAGCCACGGGTTTGTCGATTTCGTGCTCAGTATTATCCCGGATAACGTCGTCGCCGCGATGGCCAGCGGAGAATTGCTTCCGGTACTCTTCTTCGCCGTCCTGTTTGGCTTGGCGGCAGCAGGGTTAGGGGAGAAAGTCAAACCGGTGCTTTCGTTGTTTGAGCGAATCGCTGAAATTTTCTTTGGCGTCGTCAACATGGTTATGAAGGTGTCGCCGATCGCCGCGTTCGGCGCGATGGCGTACACGATCGGCACGTTCGGCCTCGGATCGCTCGTGTCGCTCGGTAAACTGATGGGTTCTGTTTACATTACGATGGCGCTTTTCATTTTCGTCGTGCTTGGCGGGATTGCCAAGTTTTATGGGTTTAACATCTTTAAGTTTCTCGCTTATATCAAAGAGGAACTGTTGCTTGTTTTGGGCACATCTTCGTCTGAATCAGCGTTGCCGCGGCTGATGGAACGTTTGGAAAAATACGGGTGCTCGAAATCGGTTGTTGGTCTTGTCGTTCCGACAGGGTATTCGTTTAACCTAGACGGCACATCGATTTACTTGTCGATGGCAGCCATTTTCATCGCCCAAGCGTACGGCATTGATTTAACCATTTGGCAAGAGCTGACGTTGCTTGGCGTATTAATGCTCACCTCGAAAGGGGCAGCAGGGGTTACCGGTTCCGGCTTTATTACACTGGCTGCAACGTTGGCAGCATTTCCGATGATTCCGGTCGAAGGCATCGCCTTGTTGCTTGGGGTTGACCGCTTCATGTCGGAAGCGCGGGCGATTACGAACATCATCGGCAATGCTGTAGCGACAGTGGTTGTTTCGAAAATGGAAAACGAGTTTCATCCGAACGAAGCTGAAGTGGAGCGCGCCTCGATGAGCGTGGCCAAATAAGAGTCAGGAGCCGATCTGCAAGTCCAATTGACAGCTTTTCCGTTCGCATGTTTCTGACTGCGTCGGGAAAGGAGCCGCACGCTGCAAATCGCCGAATGGATGAAAGAAGGAATGCAATAACAGCGCGAGGGGAACGTTTCCCCTCGTTTTTGCGTTGATTTTCCCCTAAAGAAAGAACAAGAGGGACGCGGGGAAGTGAGAAAGGAGAGCAAGCATATATTTTGATTTTCTTTCCCTCTTTTCCCATAATGAAACTATAATGACGCTCGAGGAGGAGAGGATATGAACGGCCTGCAAGATTGCGCCACTTTGCATAACGGGGTGAAAATGCCTTGGGTTGGCCTTGGCGTCTACAAAGTAAAGGAGGGCGAGGAAGTAAAAAGCACGGTGCGCACCGCGTTGGAAATTGGCTATCGCCATATTGACACGGCCGCTTTTTACGAAAACGAAGAAGGGGTCGGGCAAGCGATCCGTGAATCCGGCATTCCGCGCGAGCAAGTATTTGTGACGACGAAAGTATGGAACACCGACCAAGGGTATGAGACGACGCTGAAGGCGTTTGATGCAAGCTTGAAAAAGCTTGGGTTTGATTATGTTGACCTGTACTTAGTCCACTGGCCGGTGAAAGGGAAGTATAAAGAGACGTACAAAGCGCTGGAAAAGCTGTATAAAGACGGCTATGTGCGCGCGATTGGCGTCAGCAACTTCCAAATTCACCATTTGCAAGATGTGCTGGCTGACTGCGAAATTAAGCCGATGGTCAACCAAGTCGAGTATCACCCGCGCCTGACGCAAAAAGAGTTGCTTACGTTTTGTCGGGAAAACGGCATCCAGCTTGAGGCATGGTCGCCGCTTATGCGCGGGGAAATTTTAACCGAACCGACAATCGTTGAAATTGGCAAAAAATACGGGAAAACGCCAGCGCAGGTGGTGTTGCGCTGGGGTTTGCAACACGGCGTCGTGACGATCCCGAAGTCGGTGACGCCGGCGCGGATCAAGGAAAACGCTGATATTTTTGATTTCTCGCTGACCGACGAAGAAATGAAACAGATCGACGCGTTGAACTTGAACAAACGGGTCGGTCCTGACCCAGACAATTTCAATTTTTGATGTCCCCATCAGCCAAATAGCGCCTCGATGCAGGTGCTGTTTTTTTTTTTTTGAAACCGGAGCGAGCCGTTTGACGTATGAAAAGGTGAGCAAGTACAATAAATAATAGTATACACATTTGATGAACATTGAAAAAACGGAGGGTGCTGTGATGCTATTCCATCCGATGGATATTTTCATTTTTATCGCCTTCCTGATATCGCTTTGGGCGCAATGGAAGGTATCAAGCAATTTCAATGCCTGGTCTGAAGTTCCAGCCTCATCGGGGTTGACGGGGGCGGAAGTGGCGCGCATGATTTTAGACCGCCACGGGTTGCACCATGTGCCGGTTGAGGTCGTTCCGGGACGATTGTCCGACCATTATGATCCGATTTCCCGCACGGTCCGTTTGTCGGAGCCGGTCTTTTATGGGCGTTCAATCGCTTCCATTTCCGTTGCCGCCCACGAGGTTGGCCATGCCGTTCAACACCAGCAAGGCTACGCGGCGCTCGTCCTTCGCCACCGGATGTTTCCGATTGTGAACTTCGCTTCGAGCGTTGCGCCGTTGTTGTTGCTCGTTGGATTTGTGCTCCATCAATTTTCGCTGATTGGACTCGGCATTTTGTTTTTCTCGCTGGCGGTGGCCTTCCAAATCATTACCTTGCCGGTGGAGTTTAACGCGAGCGCACGGGCGAAGCGGTTTATGCTGGCTGAAGGGTTGATCGCCCCAAATGAAGTGCGAGGTGTAAACAAAGTGCTTGGCGCGGCGGCGCTGACATACGTCGCGGCAACGTTGATCGCCGTATTTGAACTGCTGAAATATGTGCTCATTTTCACCCAAGGGAACAATAATGAGGAATCGTAACATATTGGGCCGCCTAAGGCGGCCCAGCGGCATCATCGTCTATCAGCTGCAATGGAAACTTTTGTGTGCAGGAGGTGTAATCTGGGCGCTTCATCCGCGCTCGGAGACGAATTGGATATAGCCAGTTTGCTGTTGGTGGCGTTTCTCATCGCTTGCACCGCCTTTTTTGTCGCTTCTGAATTTGCGATCGTCAAGGTGCGCAGCTCGCGCATCGATCAGCTTGTCAATGAAGGGAATCGACGGGCGGTCGCGGCGAAAAAAGTGATTTCGAACTTGGATGGCTATTTATCGGCGAACCAGCTCGGCATTACGCTCACCTCGCTTGGCCTTGGCTGGCTCGGGGAGCCGACGGTGGCGCGGATGTTGCTGCCGCTGTTTGAACGCCTCCATTTATCGGAATCCGTCTCCCACTTTTTAGCGTTTATCATTTCGTTTTCGCTCATCACCTTTTTGCATGTCGTCGTCGGTGAATTAGCGCCGAAGACGCTTGCCATTCATAAGGCGGAAGCGATTACGCTGTTTACGGCTCAGCCGCTCATCTGGTTTTACAAAATCATGTATCCGTTCATTTGGACGCTCAACAACTCTGCGCGGCTCGTGACGCGCCTGTTTGGCCTCAGGCCGGTGGCGGAGCATGAAATCGCCCACTCTGAGGAGGAGTTGCGCCTCATTTTATCAGAAAGCTACAAAAGCGGGGAGATCAATCAGTCAGAGTACCGCTATGTCAATAATATTTTTCGTTTTGACGACCGCATAGCGAAGGAAATTATGGTGCCGCGCAAAGAAATTGTGGCGCTCGATATTAACAAAAGCGTCAAGGAAAACTTGGACATCATTCGCGAAGAAAAGTATACGCGCTATCCGGTCATTGACGGCGATAAAGACCATGTGCTTGGACTCATCAACGTGAAAGAGGTGTTTACGGACTTTATTGCCAATCCGTCCAACGAAAAGCAGATGAAAGACTATATCCGCCCGATCATTCAAGTGATTGAATCGATCGCCATTCACGATTTGTTGGTCAAAATGCAAAAAGAACGCATCCATATGGCGATTTTGGTCGATGAATACGGCGGCACGTCTGGACTGGTTACAGTCGAGGACATTTTGGAAGAAATCGTTGGCGAAATCCAAGATGAGTTTGATATTGATGAAACGCCGCTGATTCAAAAAATGGACGATCGATTGATCTTGGAGGGCAAAGTGTTGATCAGCGAAGTGAATGACTTGCTTGGGCTGGACATTGACGATGATGACGTCGATACGATCGGCGGCTGGATTTTAACGAAGCATTATGATATCAAACCAGGCGAGAGTGTAGAAATCGATGGCTACTTGTTTACGGTGAAGGAAATGGATGGCCATCATGTGAAATCGCTGGAAGTGGCAAAAAAAGAGCCGAGCAAAGAGGAGGAGGCGGCAGGCGCCGAAGAGGAGGAGTTGCGTTTGTAAGGCAGACGGGGGCGTCTGCCTTTTCTCGTTTCGGCCGAGAAATCCCCTTCTCCATTGAAGGACGGCGGAGTAGATCAATTGTAAATGCGCGAAAGGTCGGTGGGAAAATCGCTTGTTGGCGCGAGACAAATGACCTCTTCGTTTGTAAACGGATGGCGGAACGTTAGCTTAGCGGCATGAAGCGCATGGCGATGAAACACTGGTTTGCCGCCATAAAGCACATCGCCGACGAGCGGATGGCCGAGATGGGCCAAATGGACGCGGATTTGGTGCGTCCGTCCAGTCTCGAGAGAAAGCTCGACAAGCGATGTTGACGGGAATGTTTTGATGACGCGATAGTGTGTCACCGCTTTTGCCCCCGTCTTCGAGACGCGCCGGCGCGTTGGATGGTGGCGGTCGCGGCCGATTGGCGCGGAAATGGTTCCTGATTCCGGGGACAAACGACCGTGAACAAGGGCGACGTACGTCCGCTTGATGGCACGGTGGGCGAGCATCCGATCGAGCGTCGCACCGGCAAGCGGGTGTTTGGCAAATAAAATCGCTCCCGACGTGTCGCGGTCAAGGCGGTGAATGTGGCGCACTTTTGTTAAAATTGCCTGCGACTGCAAATAAAACGCGACCGCATTGGCGAGCGTGCCGGTTTGCCCCGGTTCGGACGGATGAATGTCGATGCCGGCTTCTTTGTTCAAGACGAGCAGATGGTCGTCCTCCCATAAAATCGAAAGCTCCCGATATTCTGGAACGATGAACGACGGCTCCGGCTCATATGCGTAAAGCTGAAGCCGGTCGCGTTCGTTGAGCACCGTCTTCCAGGGAACAGCCTGGCCGTTCAGTTTGACGCCGTGTTCCATCCGCCAACGGTGGGCGAGCTTTTTCGAGGCGGCCCATACGTCTTTCAGGAGCTGTTCAATCGTCAAACCGCTCCACCAGCTAGGGATGATGCATTCCAGCCAATCGCCTTTTCTTGTCCACAAAGGTTGTCACACTCCCAATTGTTTGTTAGCTGTGGAAACACTTTCTACCCCTATCCTTGCGCGAGATATGGTACACTCATAGTATCGTCTTAGTGATGGAGAACGCAAGCATTGCGGCGAGAAAAGGTGGTAGGACGTTGAAAATGATGTATGCAGCGACTCCGGAACAAGAGCATTACATGCAGTATTTGCTCAACTACTTTTATACCGATGTGTTCCCGTATTACTTCGATGATGAACAAATCCGTCAATTTGAGGAATGGGGCATTCTTTCGCTGGACCACGAACATGTGGCATATAATGGAACAATGAAGGAGGCTTTCCAAATCATTTCGGCGCTGCAGTCGCTCATTACCGTCATCGAATATATGGGGGAACATGGAGAGTGCGACCAATATGAATGGCTGTTTGCCCGCAACCAAAACATTTTGGCTCGTCATGGCATTACCTTTCCATTTCGGGCCAAGCAGTTTATCCATAAGCGGGCGATGCCGTGCAGCATGTATGTTCCCGCTGTGAACCAGTGGGTGATGTAGGGCAAGGGGCTACGTCTTGTAAAAGGCGCAGCTCCTTATTTTTTTGGCATTGGCAGTGAGGCAAACCATCGGCGAAACGTTTTTTCATCATGGTATCCTTCGATGCGTTTTGCCTCTTTGCCGTTTTCATAATGGACAATGGTCGGGGTTGCTTCAATATGGTATATGTCCCAACCGTCTTCAAATTCGAGCAAGTTGAACAATTTTAAGTCGATGCCCAGCTGTTTCGCCAAAGGAACGACGATCGGCGTTGTCCGCTGGCAGTGAGGGCATGTCGGGCTGTAAAAGTAAACGGTCAGCGTCTTGCCGTCAGCCAGCTGCTGTTTCAACTTCGCGGGCAAAATAATGTTGCGGTAGTTCGGGTCGTCAAGTTGGGCGATGGTGGCTGGGTTGAGCTCACTTTTATGGTAAGGATTGTTGCTTGCGGCTTCTTTTTGTTCGTACATCGTAATAAACGAGATCGCAGCGAACAGGACGACAATGATGCCGCCAAATGCGAGCAGTTTTTTCAACGTTCGCTCTCCTTTCTTTGCTGGCGCATGACGGTCCAACTTAACAACATAATGATCATAAAGGCAGTGAACGCCAAAAATGGAATGGTGATAAATCCAAGCCAGTTTATATATTGCCCTGTGCACGGAATGCGGCCGCAGCTGATGGCGTATTCTTGAAGCAGCGGAATTTTTTGCGATCCATAATGATACAGAGAAATACCCCCGCCAATCAATGAAAGTGTGAAGCTATAGCGAGCTGCCGCAGCGTCTTTGCGCACGATGGCGATTCCTAAAATGATGACTTGCGGATACATAAAAATGCGTTGAAACCAGCACAGGTCGCACGGAATGTACCCAAGCACCTCCGAAAAATAAAGGCTTCCGAGGGTGGCGATGAGCGCAGTCGCCCATGCGGCCAAAAGCAAGTGTTCCGCGCGTTTTTCTTGTTCCATCCTTCTCCCCTTCTTCCGTTGCAGACACCGTTGCCCGATCTTACACTGTTCAGCTCCATTATAAGGGATGGAAAACGGCACGTCCATTCATAACTGGCAAAGGGCAGGAAAGAAAACAACATTTTCTATCTATATCGCTCGACAAACGAGCCATACTAATCGGTGAAAGGGGAGGATCACATTGACGAACAACAGCGGAAACAAAGTGCAGGACATTATGACGAAAAACGTCGCAACGATTTCGCCGAACCAAACGGTGCAAGAAGCAGCGCAAATCATGAGCCAAAAAAATATTGGGGCGCTTCCGGTTGTGGAAAACGGGCAAGTCAAAGGGATGATTACGGACCGCGATATTACGTTGCGTGTTTCGTCCCAAGGAAAAGACCCGTCGACCGTCAAAGTAGCGGAGGTCATGACGAATCAAGTCGTCACCGGTACGCCGAATATGAGCGTGCAGGAAGCCGCGAATGTCATGGCCCAACATCAAGTTCGCCGTTTGCCGATCGTGGAAAACAACCAGCTACAAGGCATTGTTGCGCTAGGCGATATTGCGACGAACAGCGCATCAAACGAAGCGGCTGAACAGGCGTTGACGAACATTTCGGAACCGTCGCAGCCGCAAGGGTAATGAGGAAAAAGGATGCCCACATTTTTCCAGGGCATCCTTTTTCTTTTGGCAGGTATATTGTATGATGGGAACGAATATATAAA is a window from the Geobacillus stearothermophilus ATCC 12980 genome containing:
- a CDS encoding response regulator, whose protein sequence is MYRVLLIEDDPMVQEVNRQMIEQVDGFTIVGLAGNGEEGLRLIDELRPDLAMIDIYMPQLDGLETVKQIRARGHEVDIIAITAASDIETVRRVLQNGAFDYILKPFKFEQLKQALGNYRAFRQSLAEKESLTQAELDALRQTAEQPAASLPELPKGLNEVTLEKVVAYLRQHRFPVSAEEVAEGVGIARVTARRYLEYLEKTGQVILDVQYIGVGRPVNRYQLKRL
- a CDS encoding hemolysin family protein; this encodes MDIASLLLVAFLIACTAFFVASEFAIVKVRSSRIDQLVNEGNRRAVAAKKVISNLDGYLSANQLGITLTSLGLGWLGEPTVARMLLPLFERLHLSESVSHFLAFIISFSLITFLHVVVGELAPKTLAIHKAEAITLFTAQPLIWFYKIMYPFIWTLNNSARLVTRLFGLRPVAEHEIAHSEEELRLILSESYKSGEINQSEYRYVNNIFRFDDRIAKEIMVPRKEIVALDINKSVKENLDIIREEKYTRYPVIDGDKDHVLGLINVKEVFTDFIANPSNEKQMKDYIRPIIQVIESIAIHDLLVKMQKERIHMAILVDEYGGTSGLVTVEDILEEIVGEIQDEFDIDETPLIQKMDDRLILEGKVLISEVNDLLGLDIDDDDVDTIGGWILTKHYDIKPGESVEIDGYLFTVKEMDGHHVKSLEVAKKEPSKEEEAAGAEEEELRL
- a CDS encoding YhcU family protein; the protein is MKMMYAATPEQEHYMQYLLNYFYTDVFPYYFDDEQIRQFEEWGILSLDHEHVAYNGTMKEAFQIISALQSLITVIEYMGEHGECDQYEWLFARNQNILARHGITFPFRAKQFIHKRAMPCSMYVPAVNQWVM
- a CDS encoding dicarboxylate/amino acid:cation symporter, with the protein product MRRKLKNLTVQVIIGIILGIIVGFLFPEFGAKLKVLADGFIKLIKMVIAPIIFFTVVIGIGNMGDLKKVGRIGGKALIYFEIVTTFALAIGIVVVNLVKPGVGFHTDAVKGGDISQYTKQAEETSHGFVDFVLSIIPDNVVAAMASGELLPVLFFAVLFGLAAAGLGEKVKPVLSLFERIAEIFFGVVNMVMKVSPIAAFGAMAYTIGTFGLGSLVSLGKLMGSVYITMALFIFVVLGGIAKFYGFNIFKFLAYIKEELLLVLGTSSSESALPRLMERLEKYGCSKSVVGLVVPTGYSFNLDGTSIYLSMAAIFIAQAYGIDLTIWQELTLLGVLMLTSKGAAGVTGSGFITLAATLAAFPMIPVEGIALLLGVDRFMSEARAITNIIGNAVATVVVSKMENEFHPNEAEVERASMSVAK
- a CDS encoding CBS domain-containing protein → MTNNSGNKVQDIMTKNVATISPNQTVQEAAQIMSQKNIGALPVVENGQVKGMITDRDITLRVSSQGKDPSTVKVAEVMTNQVVTGTPNMSVQEAANVMAQHQVRRLPIVENNQLQGIVALGDIATNSASNEAAEQALTNISEPSQPQG
- a CDS encoding disulfide oxidoreductase, producing the protein MEQEKRAEHLLLAAWATALIATLGSLYFSEVLGYIPCDLCWFQRIFMYPQVIILGIAIVRKDAAAARYSFTLSLIGGGISLYHYGSQKIPLLQEYAISCGRIPCTGQYINWLGFITIPFLAFTAFMIIMLLSWTVMRQQRKESER
- a CDS encoding RluA family pseudouridine synthase, which encodes MWTRKGDWLECIIPSWWSGLTIEQLLKDVWAASKKLAHRWRMEHGVKLNGQAVPWKTVLNERDRLQLYAYEPEPSFIVPEYRELSILWEDDHLLVLNKEAGIDIHPSEPGQTGTLANAVAFYLQSQAILTKVRHIHRLDRDTSGAILFAKHPLAGATLDRMLAHRAIKRTYVALVHGRLSPESGTISAPIGRDRHHPTRRRVSKTGAKAVTHYRVIKTFPSTSLVELSLETGRTHQIRVHLAHLGHPLVGDVLYGGKPVFHRHALHAAKLTFRHPFTNEEVICLAPTSDFPTDLSRIYN
- a CDS encoding aldo/keto reductase, producing MNGLQDCATLHNGVKMPWVGLGVYKVKEGEEVKSTVRTALEIGYRHIDTAAFYENEEGVGQAIRESGIPREQVFVTTKVWNTDQGYETTLKAFDASLKKLGFDYVDLYLVHWPVKGKYKETYKALEKLYKDGYVRAIGVSNFQIHHLQDVLADCEIKPMVNQVEYHPRLTQKELLTFCRENGIQLEAWSPLMRGEILTEPTIVEIGKKYGKTPAQVVLRWGLQHGVVTIPKSVTPARIKENADIFDFSLTDEEMKQIDALNLNKRVGPDPDNFNF
- a CDS encoding thioredoxin family protein; the protein is MKKLLAFGGIIVVLFAAISFITMYEQKEAASNNPYHKSELNPATIAQLDDPNYRNIILPAKLKQQLADGKTLTVYFYSPTCPHCQRTTPIVVPLAKQLGIDLKLFNLLEFEDGWDIYHIEATPTIVHYENGKEAKRIEGYHDEKTFRRWFASLPMPKK
- a CDS encoding zinc metallopeptidase, with the translated sequence MLFHPMDIFIFIAFLISLWAQWKVSSNFNAWSEVPASSGLTGAEVARMILDRHGLHHVPVEVVPGRLSDHYDPISRTVRLSEPVFYGRSIASISVAAHEVGHAVQHQQGYAALVLRHRMFPIVNFASSVAPLLLLVGFVLHQFSLIGLGILFFSLAVAFQIITLPVEFNASARAKRFMLAEGLIAPNEVRGVNKVLGAAALTYVAATLIAVFELLKYVLIFTQGNNNEES